GGATCAATAAATCTTTTCGAGGTGGATAAAACTATAAATTCACCTCTTTATGATCTACCAACACATGTTTGCCATATCGATATTGATACAATGCCACCTGTAGATTATTCTTATTCGATTTTGTAGGAGTAATCGTTATGAAGTGCATCTTCATCGTATCTTGCTCTATCACTGCATTCTTATCGCGGGTTTTCATATCCTCCCAAGTACCCGAATTTGCATAAATACACGCCTTACCTTTATGGTTGGTATAAGTTTTAATCATTGGCTCATGCGTATGACCAAAAACTACGATACGAACATCAGACTGAGAATTCTGAAAGAACTGCACATTCGACTGTTCGTCGATGAACTTCGTTTTAAGACTACCCACTATCGCCGTATCGATAGGTGTCATAACAGCAACATTGTTATACTTCTCACGAGCATCCCAGTTGGCTTGAGTAAATAAGCCATTGTACAGATTCATCTGGATGCTTCCATCAGTCGCACTGTTTTTAGGTATAATATCATTAATAGAATAAGTCTTTGTGTATTTCCCCACGTTTGTCTTGATAATCGGGTCGCCATAATTGTCTTTCACATAAATCACCTTCTCCATCACTGTCTTCCACAGGTTATAATAAATGTATTTGCTCTTCTGTTCAGCATTTTTGGGGTCATTGAGCGTTACGTCGGGCACTTTTGTTGCCGCCTCTGGTGTGGTTGGATCCGTGAATGAGTTGGCTGCAATACGAGCGAAGAAATACCCTGGAGGCATAAAGGATCCGGGAGCTTCAGATTCATTGGCATTCGGTGTCATCGCGCAGAAGAAGTCGTACCGGTGACCATGTTCAATGGATATTTGCGAATAACTGTCGGGATTATAGGTACCAACCGCATACTTATTGCCTGCATCTCGGGCCTGATTCACTCCCGGCAAAGCAATCTGGATGTTTTCGGGCGTGAATCCCATATCATGATTGCCGGGGATATAAGTAAGCTTAACCTTACCATCCTTGATAATGCCATTCAGCACATCAAATATTCCTTGATTAGATGCTACTGTTTTTCTCACAAAATCGGCTTGCGAACCATTTCCGTATGTTTCCGC
The Bacteroides sedimenti genome window above contains:
- a CDS encoding metallophosphoesterase, with product MKNVYFLFLWMTLTFTLMSCSSDDPVSPNPFDTVSENTGSGKDKIVVISDLHLGNDLSYSENVKHLKRLEQFLNEVRSSSTIKELVIAGDMFDEWYIPTRAETYGNGSQADFVRKTVASNQGIFDVLNGIIKDGKVKLTYIPGNHDMGFTPENIQIALPGVNQARDAGNKYAVGTYNPDSYSQISIEHGHRYDFFCAMTPNANESEAPGSFMPPGYFFARIAANSFTDPTTPEAATKVPDVTLNDPKNAEQKSKYIYYNLWKTVMEKVIYVKDNYGDPIIKTNVGKYTKTYSINDIIPKNSATDGSIQMNLYNGLFTQANWDAREKYNNVAVMTPIDTAIVGSLKTKFIDEQSNVQFFQNSQSDVRIVVFGHTHEPMIKTYTNHKGKACIYANSGTWEDMKTRDKNAVIEQDTMKMHFITITPTKSNKNNLQVALYQYRYGKHVLVDHKEVNL